One window of the Misgurnus anguillicaudatus chromosome 8, ASM2758022v2, whole genome shotgun sequence genome contains the following:
- the shroom2a gene encoding protein Shroom2 isoform X6: MVEEGSKAAAARLQAGDELVDINNYPLTGYRQEAICLVKGSHKTLSLVVKRKMKMVDIVAQKMPSESDVHMARSFLTKILRSSMRRNEPMSRPHSWHATKFNENHSEGKTQSTPSPVWQTRYDASSCSSDLSSGWEQTNLRRASDQFSSLGSMDSLEHGSHPYPPGRLSPSRSNNNSIEHLGGGKRDSAYSSFSTSSGTPDYTLSKSNTASTENMLYKINQWDSNGRHSNGRHSQGLSENLRHDERLGYMQISSSTTSQENPRLEEQPGARHSSSSRVSIGPVWHVPDMKKNVASSTPPPTPPTRIDSFAATKVHEKSLITGTSEGHGVHAQLKPQVKGLQKAVETHESTLRSYQGSETGLEGRRDYNLPSKITSANSYISSDANHQHSHHMSSDKTYSLSTTDVRDRHPTYAHAPYHSLQYSDEATFHAQTRTVPAPKPLFSGYHSSMHDLPTINHTQLNSQNQVRRPSATLSSSATNPEGSSQSRYYGVTSHQTPQGMSQASLARVGDSKAYSISELSHVGRERVSIGSQGGIKDGYYPPQSQNHGPDHKDFNAYSRQSDNHQQRFSSISNSLNKPDSTTTKPSELRGNQKQHHVPSSDLHPGSYLPSQQPEQKRSVSHLHPKEYSQQPLPTKSEPNISPQKTPMLYSLAQEHNDTDSYQEQIHSGSGQQEALDSESGKKARRSDRYATTLRNEIQMRRAQLQKSQSAASLGSPVEAVEEPAICKSTGTTSSSSDGTFSNSYKDHLKEAQARVLQATSFRRRDLEPVLFEQYEAATRKDTPPLSSVSEVPPSKPIAGSSQVFRIGGRKRFSTDKKVRSFSEPDKIHEVGANEHSSVSDSAQNRHKFFEPTAKPAFSKLMPKHNLQMCEDTRVSKPGGMHHPAKTDIAGRSNSDRSTPTELHLNESQNGSHSVSQQAMIKQQRLGTFAEYEAKWDIQKKNEPRTSGRYHSADNILDTGVEERSKRTCVHGRSRSSPSADFYEQKLPVQAKTSDGSSKSDRNNSDQEKNGTGLNETIQSELVCKEKPEPPTPVLTKDLEIKPSDPPTGHLKPALQFSDVGTRSEPVALTKNKGSVLDKYKCPEGTPPPLGTFQEVQSGSRGGLLASLSPVNSQSPAPFLAQVPWKSVEHSKGPIREEELVPPPFPPPPPPVALPTQETTGSTQPTMEGQRSPSPQFAPQRLTDKPPVSVSIQDEAPGRMDRVTDEATSVKKVPIKIVRSESDTEKESRQYLDLPSETLLSSQGLGITHLHSLGNPDQSYSLFCTYTRQKDQGPEQRDMTMGPLKDQGLEPNMNPVPHAMSVDQSSNGLSSHSSQSENDDGKREELVRDIMDKDKSLVDILTPSKMKTTMDLMEGIFPQDEQLLEDAQQRRKAAPKKMSPRNSVEKKEEESLAQGAALVSNSTYYSTSVPKAELLIKMKDMQEQSVEHISEEELEEDNETDLSDKKHELIDSLSRKLQVLREAQQSLQEDVQDNNALGEDVEAIVQGVCKPNELDKFRMFVGDLDKVVNLLLSLSGRLARVENALNSLEEDASLEERRTLTEKRKLLIRQHEDAKELKENLDRRERVVYEFLGSYLPEERMADYEHFVKMKSALIIEQRKLEDKIKLGEEQLKCLMDSLPLDQRSFF; encoded by the exons GAAAATGAAAATGGTGGATATTGTAGCGCAGAAAATGCCATCAGAGAGCGACGTGCATATGGCCCGGAGTTTTCTCACGAAGATTTTACGAAGTTCCATGAG AAGAAATGAACCCATGAGCAGACCTCACTCCTGGCATGCTACCAAGTTTAACGAAAATCACTCGGAAGGCAAAACACAATCCACACCCTCACCAGTCTGGCAAACAAGATATGATGCAAG TTCATGCTCTTCTGATCTCTCTTCTGGCTGGGAACAAACCAATCTACGGAGAGCATCCGATCAGTTTAGTTCCTTGGGCAGTATGGATAGCCTAGAGCATGGTTCTCATCCCTATCCACCTGGCCGCCTTTCCCCGAGCAGGTCCAATAATAACAGCATTGAACATTTAGGTGGTGGCAAAAGAGACTCTGCATACAGTTCCTTTTCCACAAGCTCGGGAACACCAGATTATACGCTTTCCAAAAGCAACACTGCATCCACTGAGAACATGCTGTACAAAATAAATCAGTGGGACTCAAATGGCAGGCATAGCAATGGCAGGCACAGTCAAGGCCTCAGTGAAAACCTCCGTCATGATGAAAGGCTGGGATACATGCAGATTTCCTCAAGTACAACCAGCCAGGAGAACCCAAGACTTGAAGAACAACCAGGTGCTCGCCATTCAAGCTCTTCAAGAGTTAGTATTGGTCCTGTTTGGCACGTTCCAGACATGAAGAAAAATGTGGCATCATCTACCCCGCCTCCAACTCCACCTACACGCATTGATAGTTTTGCAGCTACTAAGGTTCATGAAAAGAGTTTGATCACAGGCACTTCGGAGGGCCACGGTGTTCATGCTCAGTTAAAGCCTCAGGTGAAAGGATTGCAAAAGGCAGTAGAGACCCATGAAAGCACACTAAGGTCTTACCAAGGCAGTGAGACTGGTCTTGAAGGTCGACGTGATTATAATCTGCCCTCCAAAATCACCTCTGCAAATTCCTACATTTCATCTGATGCCAATCATCAGCATTCCCACCACATGTCCTCAGACAAGACATATTCCCTGTCAACCACAGATGTCAGAGATAGACATCCAACCTACGCCCATGCTCCATATCATTCACTACAATACAGCGACGAGGCCACATTCCATGCTCAAACTAGGACCGTTCCTGCACCAAAGCCTCTATTCAGTGGTTACCACAGCAGTATGCATGACCTGCCCACAATCAACCACACACAGCTAAACAGCCAGAATCAGGTTAGAAGGCCATCTGCTACACTGTCCAGTTCTGCTACCAATCCTGAAGGAAGTAGTCAGAGCCGTTACTATGGAGTCACCTCCCACCAAACCCCTCAGGGAATGTCCCAGGCTTCTTTAGCGAGAGTTGGTGACTCTAAAGCTTACTCAATCTCCGAATTGTCACATGTTGGAAGGGAAAGAGTATCCATAGGTTCTCAAGGAGGAATTAAAGACGGGTATTACCCACCTCAGTCACAGAACCATGGCCCAGATCACAAAGattttaatgcttattccagACAAAGTGACAACCACCAGCAACGTTTCTCATCAATCAGTAATTCCTTAAACAAGCCTGATTCAACAACCACAAAACCTTCTGAGCTTAGGGGGAACCAGAAGCAACACCATGTGCCCAGTTCAGATTTGCACCCTGGCAGTTATCTCCCCAGTCAGCAACCTGAGCAAAAAAGAAGTGTTAGCCATCTCCATCCTAAAGAGTATTCGCAACAACCCTTGCCCACTAAAAGTGAACCAAACATATCTCCACAGAAAACACCTATGTTGTATTCTCTTGCCCAAGAGCACAATGACACTGATAGCTATCAAGAGCAGATACACAGTGGAAGTGGACAACAGGAAGCCCTTGACAGTGAAAGTGGCAAAAAGGCAAGACGAAGTGACCGCTATGCCACAACTCTCCGCAATGAGATACAGATGAGGAGGGCCCAGCTTCAGAAGAGCCAAAGCGCTGCCTCTTTAGGCAGCCCTGTTGAAGCTGTAGAAGAGCCTGCTATCTGTAAGTCCACTGGGACTACTTCTTCCTCCTCAGATGGCACTTTTTCCAACTCTTATAAGGACCACCTAAAAGAAGCCCAGGCCAGGGTCCTTCAGGCTACATCTTTCAGACGAAGAGACTTAGAGCCAGTACTGTTTGAGCAGTACGAAGCTGCCACTCGGAAAGACACACCACCTCTTTCGAGTGTTTCGGAGGTCCCACCCAGTAAACCCATAGCAGGGAGTAGTCAGGTGTTTCGCATTGGTGGTCGAAAGCGCTTTTCTACTGACAAGAAAGTTCGGTCTTTTTCTGAGCCAGATAAAATTCATGAAGTGGGCGCTAATGAGCACTCCTCTGTGTCTGACAGTGCTCAAAATCGGCACAAATTCTTTGAGCCAACAGCAAAACCAGCCTTCTCTAAACTCATGCCAAAGCACAACCTGCAAATGTGTGAAGACACCAGAGTGTCAAAACCCGGAGGCATGCACCATCCTGCAAAGACTGACATAGCTGGGCGGAGTAACAGCGACAGATCAACCCCCACTGAACTCCACCTAAATGAAAGTCAGAATGGTTCTCACTCAGTGAGCCAGCAAGCCATGATAAAGCAGCAGAGACTTGGCACTTTTGCAGAGTATGAGGCCAAATGGGACATCCAGAAGAAAAATGAACCAAGGACATCTGGTAGATACCACTCTGCTGATAACATCCTTGACACAGGAGTTGAGGAGCGAAGTAAGCGCACCTGTGTGCATGGAAGATCTAGATCCTCCCCTTCAGCTGACTTCTATGAACAG AAGCTTCCAGTTCAAGCAAAGACATCAGATGGCTCTTCGAAATCAGACAGAAATAACTCCGATCAGGAAAAGAATGGAACAGG GTTAAATGAAACCATACAAAGCGAACTCGTATGCAAGGAGAAACCAGAACCACCCACTCCTGTTTTGACTAAAGACCTGGAGATAAAGCCTTCGGATCCACCAACCGGTCACCTTAAACCCGCTCTGCAGTTTTCTGACGTTGGCACTCGCAGTGAACCGGTGGCCCTCACCAAAAATAAGGGCTCTGTTCTGGATAAGTACAAATGCCCTGAGGGCACACCTCCTCCTCTTGGCACATTTCAGGAGGTCCAGTCTGGATCACGAGGAGGACTCTTGGCTTCACTTTCTCCTGTCAACAGTCAAAGCCCCGCCCCTTTCTTAGCCCAAGTTCCCTGGAAGAGCGTGGAACATAGCAAAGGACCAATCAGGGAGGAGGAGCTTGTGCCTCCTCCCTTTCCACCTCCTCCCCCTCCTGTTGCCCTGCCCACCCAAGAAACCACTGGCTCGACCCAGCCCACCATGGAGGGCCAGCGTTCACCCTCGCCCCAGTTCGCTCCCCAGAGGCTGACTGACAAGCCCCCTGTTTCTGTCTCCATACAGGATGAAGCTCCTGGAAG GATGGATAGGGTTACAGATGAAGCAACATCAGTGAAAAAAGTGCCCATTAAGATTGTCCGCTCAGAGAGCGACACAGAAAAAGAAAGTCGACAGTACCTCGACCTGCCCAGCGAGACCCTGCTCAGCTCCCAGGGACTTGGGATAACTCATCTTCACAGTTTAGGAAACCCGGATCAGTCGTACTCTCTTTTCTGTACTTACACGAGGCAAAAGGACCAGGGGCCTGAACAACGAGACATGACCATGGGCCCTCTGAAAGACCAGGGGCTGGAACCCAACATGAACCCAGTACCTCACGCAATGTCAGTGGATCAGAGCAGCAATGGACTATCTTCACATTCGTCTCAGTCTGAGAATGATGATGGCAAGAGAGAAGAGCTGGTGAGGGACATAATGGACAAGGACAAATCCCTGGTAGACATTTTAACCCCGAGTAAGATGAAGACTACCATGGATCTGATGGAGGGGATTTTTCCTCAGGATGAGCAGCTGCTGGAGGACGCCCAACAGCGCAGGAAAGCTGCACCTAAAAAGATGTCCCCACGCAACTCTGTGGAAAA GAAGGAAGAAGAGAGCCTGGCGCAAGGCGCTGCTTTAGTGTCTAATTCCACCTACTACAGTACATCTGTGCCCAAAGCAGAGCTGCTGATAAAGATGAAGGACATGCAGGAACAAAGCGTTGAACACATCTCAGAAGAAGAGTTAGAGGAGGACAATGAAACCGATCTCTCCGACAAGAAG CACGAGTTGATTGACAGCCTCAGCAGGAAGCTGCAGGTGCTGAGGGAAGCTCAACAGAGTCTACAGGAGGACGTTCAGGACAACAATGCTCTTGGGGAGGATGTGGAGGCCATCGTACAGGGTGTCTGCAAGCCTAATGAGCTGGACAAGTTCCGAATGTTTGTCGGCGACCTTGATAAAGTGGTCAACCTTCTGCTGTCACTCTCTGGACGCCTGGCCAGAGTGGAGAATGCACTTAACAGTCTGGAGGAAGATGCTTCGCTGGAGGAGAGG
- the shroom2a gene encoding protein Shroom2 isoform X8 — protein sequence MKMVDIVAQKMPSESDVHMARSFLTKILRSSMRRNEPMSRPHSWHATKFNENHSEGKTQSTPSPVWQTRYDASSCSSDLSSGWEQTNLRRASDQFSSLGSMDSLEHGSHPYPPGRLSPSRSNNNSIEHLGGGKRDSAYSSFSTSSGTPDYTLSKSNTASTENMLYKINQWDSNGRHSNGRHSQGLSENLRHDERLGYMQISSSTTSQENPRLEEQPGARHSSSSRVSIGPVWHVPDMKKNVASSTPPPTPPTRIDSFAATKVHEKSLITGTSEGHGVHAQLKPQVKGLQKAVETHESTLRSYQGSETGLEGRRDYNLPSKITSANSYISSDANHQHSHHMSSDKTYSLSTTDVRDRHPTYAHAPYHSLQYSDEATFHAQTRTVPAPKPLFSGYHSSMHDLPTINHTQLNSQNQVRRPSATLSSSATNPEGSSQSRYYGVTSHQTPQGMSQASLARVGDSKAYSISELSHVGRERVSIGSQGGIKDGYYPPQSQNHGPDHKDFNAYSRQSDNHQQRFSSISNSLNKPDSTTTKPSELRGNQKQHHVPSSDLHPGSYLPSQQPEQKRSVSHLHPKEYSQQPLPTKSEPNISPQKTPMLYSLAQEHNDTDSYQEQIHSGSGQQEALDSESGKKARRSDRYATTLRNEIQMRRAQLQKSQSAASLGSPVEAVEEPAICKSTGTTSSSSDGTFSNSYKDHLKEAQARVLQATSFRRRDLEPVLFEQYEAATRKDTPPLSSVSEVPPSKPIAGSSQVFRIGGRKRFSTDKKVRSFSEPDKIHEVGANEHSSVSDSAQNRHKFFEPTAKPAFSKLMPKHNLQMCEDTRVSKPGGMHHPAKTDIAGRSNSDRSTPTELHLNESQNGSHSVSQQAMIKQQRLGTFAEYEAKWDIQKKNEPRTSGRYHSADNILDTGVEERSKRTCVHGRSRSSPSADFYEQKLPVQAKTSDGSSKSDRNNSDQEKNGTGLNETIQSELVCKEKPEPPTPVLTKDLEIKPSDPPTGHLKPALQFSDVGTRSEPVALTKNKGSVLDKYKCPEGTPPPLGTFQEVQSGSRGGLLASLSPVNSQSPAPFLAQVPWKSVEHSKGPIREEELVPPPFPPPPPPVALPTQETTGSTQPTMEGQRSPSPQFAPQRLTDKPPVSVSIQDEAPGRMDRVTDEATSVKKVPIKIVRSESDTEKESRQYLDLPSETLLSSQGLGITHLHSLGNPDQSYSLFCTYTRQKDQGPEQRDMTMGPLKDQGLEPNMNPVPHAMSVDQSSNGLSSHSSQSENDDGKREELVRDIMDKDKSLVDILTPSKMKTTMDLMEGIFPQDEQLLEDAQQRRKAAPKKMSPRNSVEKKEEESLAQGAALVSNSTYYSTSVPKAELLIKMKDMQEQSVEHISEEELEEDNETDLSDKKHELIDSLSRKLQVLREAQQSLQEDVQDNNALGEDVEAIVQGVCKPNELDKFRMFVGDLDKVVNLLLSLSGRLARVENALNSLEEDASLEERRTLTEKRKLLIRQHEDAKELKENLDRRERVVYEFLGSYLPEERMADYEHFVKMKSALIIEQRKLEDKIKLGEEQLKCLMDSLPLDQRSFF from the exons ATGAAAATGGTGGATATTGTAGCGCAGAAAATGCCATCAGAGAGCGACGTGCATATGGCCCGGAGTTTTCTCACGAAGATTTTACGAAGTTCCATGAG AAGAAATGAACCCATGAGCAGACCTCACTCCTGGCATGCTACCAAGTTTAACGAAAATCACTCGGAAGGCAAAACACAATCCACACCCTCACCAGTCTGGCAAACAAGATATGATGCAAG TTCATGCTCTTCTGATCTCTCTTCTGGCTGGGAACAAACCAATCTACGGAGAGCATCCGATCAGTTTAGTTCCTTGGGCAGTATGGATAGCCTAGAGCATGGTTCTCATCCCTATCCACCTGGCCGCCTTTCCCCGAGCAGGTCCAATAATAACAGCATTGAACATTTAGGTGGTGGCAAAAGAGACTCTGCATACAGTTCCTTTTCCACAAGCTCGGGAACACCAGATTATACGCTTTCCAAAAGCAACACTGCATCCACTGAGAACATGCTGTACAAAATAAATCAGTGGGACTCAAATGGCAGGCATAGCAATGGCAGGCACAGTCAAGGCCTCAGTGAAAACCTCCGTCATGATGAAAGGCTGGGATACATGCAGATTTCCTCAAGTACAACCAGCCAGGAGAACCCAAGACTTGAAGAACAACCAGGTGCTCGCCATTCAAGCTCTTCAAGAGTTAGTATTGGTCCTGTTTGGCACGTTCCAGACATGAAGAAAAATGTGGCATCATCTACCCCGCCTCCAACTCCACCTACACGCATTGATAGTTTTGCAGCTACTAAGGTTCATGAAAAGAGTTTGATCACAGGCACTTCGGAGGGCCACGGTGTTCATGCTCAGTTAAAGCCTCAGGTGAAAGGATTGCAAAAGGCAGTAGAGACCCATGAAAGCACACTAAGGTCTTACCAAGGCAGTGAGACTGGTCTTGAAGGTCGACGTGATTATAATCTGCCCTCCAAAATCACCTCTGCAAATTCCTACATTTCATCTGATGCCAATCATCAGCATTCCCACCACATGTCCTCAGACAAGACATATTCCCTGTCAACCACAGATGTCAGAGATAGACATCCAACCTACGCCCATGCTCCATATCATTCACTACAATACAGCGACGAGGCCACATTCCATGCTCAAACTAGGACCGTTCCTGCACCAAAGCCTCTATTCAGTGGTTACCACAGCAGTATGCATGACCTGCCCACAATCAACCACACACAGCTAAACAGCCAGAATCAGGTTAGAAGGCCATCTGCTACACTGTCCAGTTCTGCTACCAATCCTGAAGGAAGTAGTCAGAGCCGTTACTATGGAGTCACCTCCCACCAAACCCCTCAGGGAATGTCCCAGGCTTCTTTAGCGAGAGTTGGTGACTCTAAAGCTTACTCAATCTCCGAATTGTCACATGTTGGAAGGGAAAGAGTATCCATAGGTTCTCAAGGAGGAATTAAAGACGGGTATTACCCACCTCAGTCACAGAACCATGGCCCAGATCACAAAGattttaatgcttattccagACAAAGTGACAACCACCAGCAACGTTTCTCATCAATCAGTAATTCCTTAAACAAGCCTGATTCAACAACCACAAAACCTTCTGAGCTTAGGGGGAACCAGAAGCAACACCATGTGCCCAGTTCAGATTTGCACCCTGGCAGTTATCTCCCCAGTCAGCAACCTGAGCAAAAAAGAAGTGTTAGCCATCTCCATCCTAAAGAGTATTCGCAACAACCCTTGCCCACTAAAAGTGAACCAAACATATCTCCACAGAAAACACCTATGTTGTATTCTCTTGCCCAAGAGCACAATGACACTGATAGCTATCAAGAGCAGATACACAGTGGAAGTGGACAACAGGAAGCCCTTGACAGTGAAAGTGGCAAAAAGGCAAGACGAAGTGACCGCTATGCCACAACTCTCCGCAATGAGATACAGATGAGGAGGGCCCAGCTTCAGAAGAGCCAAAGCGCTGCCTCTTTAGGCAGCCCTGTTGAAGCTGTAGAAGAGCCTGCTATCTGTAAGTCCACTGGGACTACTTCTTCCTCCTCAGATGGCACTTTTTCCAACTCTTATAAGGACCACCTAAAAGAAGCCCAGGCCAGGGTCCTTCAGGCTACATCTTTCAGACGAAGAGACTTAGAGCCAGTACTGTTTGAGCAGTACGAAGCTGCCACTCGGAAAGACACACCACCTCTTTCGAGTGTTTCGGAGGTCCCACCCAGTAAACCCATAGCAGGGAGTAGTCAGGTGTTTCGCATTGGTGGTCGAAAGCGCTTTTCTACTGACAAGAAAGTTCGGTCTTTTTCTGAGCCAGATAAAATTCATGAAGTGGGCGCTAATGAGCACTCCTCTGTGTCTGACAGTGCTCAAAATCGGCACAAATTCTTTGAGCCAACAGCAAAACCAGCCTTCTCTAAACTCATGCCAAAGCACAACCTGCAAATGTGTGAAGACACCAGAGTGTCAAAACCCGGAGGCATGCACCATCCTGCAAAGACTGACATAGCTGGGCGGAGTAACAGCGACAGATCAACCCCCACTGAACTCCACCTAAATGAAAGTCAGAATGGTTCTCACTCAGTGAGCCAGCAAGCCATGATAAAGCAGCAGAGACTTGGCACTTTTGCAGAGTATGAGGCCAAATGGGACATCCAGAAGAAAAATGAACCAAGGACATCTGGTAGATACCACTCTGCTGATAACATCCTTGACACAGGAGTTGAGGAGCGAAGTAAGCGCACCTGTGTGCATGGAAGATCTAGATCCTCCCCTTCAGCTGACTTCTATGAACAG AAGCTTCCAGTTCAAGCAAAGACATCAGATGGCTCTTCGAAATCAGACAGAAATAACTCCGATCAGGAAAAGAATGGAACAGG GTTAAATGAAACCATACAAAGCGAACTCGTATGCAAGGAGAAACCAGAACCACCCACTCCTGTTTTGACTAAAGACCTGGAGATAAAGCCTTCGGATCCACCAACCGGTCACCTTAAACCCGCTCTGCAGTTTTCTGACGTTGGCACTCGCAGTGAACCGGTGGCCCTCACCAAAAATAAGGGCTCTGTTCTGGATAAGTACAAATGCCCTGAGGGCACACCTCCTCCTCTTGGCACATTTCAGGAGGTCCAGTCTGGATCACGAGGAGGACTCTTGGCTTCACTTTCTCCTGTCAACAGTCAAAGCCCCGCCCCTTTCTTAGCCCAAGTTCCCTGGAAGAGCGTGGAACATAGCAAAGGACCAATCAGGGAGGAGGAGCTTGTGCCTCCTCCCTTTCCACCTCCTCCCCCTCCTGTTGCCCTGCCCACCCAAGAAACCACTGGCTCGACCCAGCCCACCATGGAGGGCCAGCGTTCACCCTCGCCCCAGTTCGCTCCCCAGAGGCTGACTGACAAGCCCCCTGTTTCTGTCTCCATACAGGATGAAGCTCCTGGAAG GATGGATAGGGTTACAGATGAAGCAACATCAGTGAAAAAAGTGCCCATTAAGATTGTCCGCTCAGAGAGCGACACAGAAAAAGAAAGTCGACAGTACCTCGACCTGCCCAGCGAGACCCTGCTCAGCTCCCAGGGACTTGGGATAACTCATCTTCACAGTTTAGGAAACCCGGATCAGTCGTACTCTCTTTTCTGTACTTACACGAGGCAAAAGGACCAGGGGCCTGAACAACGAGACATGACCATGGGCCCTCTGAAAGACCAGGGGCTGGAACCCAACATGAACCCAGTACCTCACGCAATGTCAGTGGATCAGAGCAGCAATGGACTATCTTCACATTCGTCTCAGTCTGAGAATGATGATGGCAAGAGAGAAGAGCTGGTGAGGGACATAATGGACAAGGACAAATCCCTGGTAGACATTTTAACCCCGAGTAAGATGAAGACTACCATGGATCTGATGGAGGGGATTTTTCCTCAGGATGAGCAGCTGCTGGAGGACGCCCAACAGCGCAGGAAAGCTGCACCTAAAAAGATGTCCCCACGCAACTCTGTGGAAAA GAAGGAAGAAGAGAGCCTGGCGCAAGGCGCTGCTTTAGTGTCTAATTCCACCTACTACAGTACATCTGTGCCCAAAGCAGAGCTGCTGATAAAGATGAAGGACATGCAGGAACAAAGCGTTGAACACATCTCAGAAGAAGAGTTAGAGGAGGACAATGAAACCGATCTCTCCGACAAGAAG CACGAGTTGATTGACAGCCTCAGCAGGAAGCTGCAGGTGCTGAGGGAAGCTCAACAGAGTCTACAGGAGGACGTTCAGGACAACAATGCTCTTGGGGAGGATGTGGAGGCCATCGTACAGGGTGTCTGCAAGCCTAATGAGCTGGACAAGTTCCGAATGTTTGTCGGCGACCTTGATAAAGTGGTCAACCTTCTGCTGTCACTCTCTGGACGCCTGGCCAGAGTGGAGAATGCACTTAACAGTCTGGAGGAAGATGCTTCGCTGGAGGAGAGG